A single region of the Oncorhynchus keta strain PuntledgeMale-10-30-2019 chromosome 4, Oket_V2, whole genome shotgun sequence genome encodes:
- the LOC118370088 gene encoding brother of CDO isoform X2 yields the protein MPSGNLQIANATLDDEGPYKCAAYNPVTQEVKTSTSTDRLRIRRSTSEAAHIIYPPVSRSIMVTKGQRLVLECVASGIPTPQVTWAKDGQDLRFHNNTRFLLSNLLIDSAGEGDSGTYACHADNGIGSESATTVLYDVLVFEPPQVTIELQQQEVMWGENARFSCQARGKPTPSVVWLHNARPLATSPRHRLSARVLRVINVGPQDDGLYQCMAENGVGSSQAAARLVTLPTSNPSRSGKLTSSLCPLSPDKVLREQVPVKPGATGSVLTLDCSELTGQISVAEAPVILSQPRTVKADFYDLTWKPRHDGGSAVVEYIVKYRKIEDPPGEWTSSCISGSLHKLTLAKLQPASLYEVEMSAKNCAGLGQPAMMTFRTGKGRRGPGGQNEPPKTPAVPSPRLSPPEAPDKPTISTATETSAYVTWIPRGNRGFPIQSFRVEFKKLKGKGGGEWEVAVTNIPPQRLSVEITGLEKGMSYKFRVLAVNVIGASPPSVPSKAYTVLGGGRPNERPVDGPYITYNEAINETTIILKWTYTAVNNTPVYGFYIFYRPTDSDNDSDYKKDVVEGDRYWHSISDLQPETAYDIKMQSFNEGGESEFGNVVILETKARLNQRPSPSETSSQRPEHSGGPVPRPSDLPYLIVGVVLGALVFIIVAFIPFCLWRAWAKEKEMSDLCFPTVASPVSSCQYTMVPLQGLALVGHCPLNPHLPPPHAVYPPIGLYTSNGKHHRPTHCLPGLHQEDVQYDMECGTLLAQTMSNGHVPVYHYSNSEPEHHGDGEDHCFLPEDSTLQLLNTSEQPISSQDLTGNARFYNGDIIKENAINQDPPCSPSPLSLEEENSKATTSATTRPESQDALPLQEVNTLQRETPLVEQGTSD from the exons ATGCCATCAGGGAACCTGCAGATAGCCAACGCCACTCTGGATGACGAGGGGCCTTACAAGTGTGCTGCTTACAACCCTGTCACACAGGAAGTCAAGACCTCCACCTCCACTGACCGCCTGCGCATACGCC gttcAACATCAGAGGCGGCCCATATCATCTACCCCCCAGTGTCTCGCTCCATCATGGTCACTAAGGGACAGCGTCTGGTTCTGGAATGTGTGGCCAGCGGCATTCCCACCCCGCAGGTCACATGGGCCAAGGACGGCCAGGACCTGCGTTTCCATAACAACACGCGCTTTCTTCTCAGCAACCTGCTGATTGACTCGGCGGGCGAGGGCGACTCAGGGACGTATGCGTGTCACGCTGACAACGGCATCGGATCGGAGAGCGCCACTACAGTGCTGTATGACGTGCTGGTGTTCG agcCTCCCCAGGTGACCATAGAGCTCCAGCAACAGGAGGTGATGTGGGGGGAGAACGCACGCTTCAGCTGCCAGGCCAGGGGTAAACCCACCCCCTCTGTCGTATGGCTCCACAACGCCCGCCCCCTGGCCACGTCGCCACGCCACCGCCTGTCTGCCCGCGTGCTGCGTGTCATCAATGTGGGCCCACAGGACGATGGCCTGTACCAGTGCATGGCTGAGAACGGCGTGGGCAGCTCGCAGGCCGCTGCCAGACTGGTCACCTTGCCAACCAGTAACCCGTCACGGTCAGGGAAGCTGACGTCCAGCCTGTGTCCCCTGAGCCCAGACAAGGTGCTGCGGGAGCAGGTCCCAGTGAAGCCCGGGGCCACGGGGAGCGTGCTGACCCTGGACTGCTCTGAGCTGACTGGGCAGATATCTGTGGCAGAGGCCCCTGTCATCCTCAGCCAGCCCAGGACTGTCAAGGCCGACTTCTATGATCTGACCTGGAAACCTCGCCACGATGGCGGCTCTGCTGTGGTGGAGTACATCGTCAAGTACAGAAAG aTTGAGGACCCTCCAGGTGAGTGGACCAGCAGCTGTATATCTGGGTCTCTCCACAAGCTGACCCTGGCCAAGCTGCAGCCAGCCAGTCTGTACGAGGTGGAGATGTCTGCTAAGAACTGTGCTGGCCTGGGACAACCGGCCATGATGACCTTCAGGACAGGCAAAG GTCGTAGAGGTCCAGGGGGACAGAACGAGCCTCCTAAAACTCCTGCAGTACCATCACCTCGCCTCTCTC CTCCCGAGGCCCCTGATAAGCCCACCATCTCCACGGCGACAGAGACGTCTGCGTACGTAACATGGATCCCGCGCGGTAACCGGGGTTTCCCCATCCAGTCATTCCGGGTGGAGTTTAAGAAGCTgaaagggaagggagggggagaatggGAGGTGGCTGTCACTAATATCCCCCCCCAACGACTGTCTGTGGAGATCACTGGCCTGGAGAAAG GTATGTCTTATAAGTTCCGTGTGTTGGCAGTGAATGTCATTGGCGCCAGCCCCCCCAGTGTCCCCTCTAAGGCCTACACGGTGTTGGGTGGCGGCAGGCCCAACGAACGCCCTGTAGACGGACCCTACATCACTTATAATGAAGCCATCAACGAGACCACCATCATCCTCAAATGGACA TACACTGCCGTCAACAACACCCCCGTCTACGGTTTCTACATCTTCTACCGGCCGACAGACAGTGACAACGACAGTGACTATAAAAAGGACGTGGTGGAGGGGGACCGCTACTGGCACTCCATCAGTGACCTGCAGCCTGAGACGGCCTACGACATCAAGATGCAGAGCTTCAacgaggggggagagagcgagttTGGCAACGTGGTTATCTTAGAAACTAAAG ctcGTCTGAACCAGCGGCCCTCCCCGTCGGAGACGTCGTCCCAGAGACCAGAGCACTCCGGGGGGCCTGTGCCCCGCCCCAGCGACCTCCCCTACCTCATAGTGGGCGTGGTCCTGGGGGCCCTTGTGTTCATCATCGTAGCCTTCATCCCCTTCTGCCTGTGGAGAGCCTGGGCCAAAGAGA AGGAAATGTCAGACCTGTGTTTCCCAACTGTGGCGTCCCCCGTCTCCTCCTGCCAGTACACCATGGTGCCCCTGCAGGGCCTGGCACTGGTCGGGCATTGCCCCCTGAACCCCCACTTGCCCCCACCGCACGCCGTCTACCCACCCATcggactgtacacctccaacgGGAAACACCATCGGCCCACACACTGCCTGCCAGGACTACATCAG GAGGATGTGCAGTATGATATGGAGTGTGGCACGCTACTAGCACAGACCATGTCAAACGGACACGTCCCAGTCTACCACTACTCTAACAG TGAGCCTGAGCATCATGGGGACGGAGAAGATCACTGCTTTCTGCCCGAAGACTCCACCCTCCAGCTACTCAACACCTCAGAACAGCCAATCAGCAGTCAGGACCTGACGGGGAACGCCCGTTTTTACAATGGGGACATCATAAAGGAGAATGCCATCAATCAAG ACccaccctgctctccctctcctctatcactgGAGGAGGAGAACTCCAAGGCAACAACCTCAGCAACTACAAGGCCAGAATCCCAAGATGCACTTCCACTCCAGGAAGTGAACACCCTCCAGAGGGAAACACCGCTGGTAGAACAAGGGACGTCAGATTAA
- the LOC118370088 gene encoding brother of CDO isoform X1: MSGTLDWTPWMRKRRARVLCALSAVLLCCLQGGATINGATEEVPVFTEEPLSVVQKLGGSVILRCSTQPPSANISWWLNGHELVAGAVGELGVVLEPGTLLIPALTNLTLGRYQCVASTNAGALASVPANVTAAKLRDFEQDDQQDIEVDEGNTAVIVCHLPESQPKAQVRYSVKQEWLETSKGNYLIMPSGNLQIANATLDDEGPYKCAAYNPVTQEVKTSTSTDRLRIRRSTSEAAHIIYPPVSRSIMVTKGQRLVLECVASGIPTPQVTWAKDGQDLRFHNNTRFLLSNLLIDSAGEGDSGTYACHADNGIGSESATTVLYDVLVFEPPQVTIELQQQEVMWGENARFSCQARGKPTPSVVWLHNARPLATSPRHRLSARVLRVINVGPQDDGLYQCMAENGVGSSQAAARLVTLPTSNPSRSGKLTSSLCPLSPDKVLREQVPVKPGATGSVLTLDCSELTGQISVAEAPVILSQPRTVKADFYDLTWKPRHDGGSAVVEYIVKYRKIEDPPGEWTSSCISGSLHKLTLAKLQPASLYEVEMSAKNCAGLGQPAMMTFRTGKGRRGPGGQNEPPKTPAVPSPRLSPPEAPDKPTISTATETSAYVTWIPRGNRGFPIQSFRVEFKKLKGKGGGEWEVAVTNIPPQRLSVEITGLEKGMSYKFRVLAVNVIGASPPSVPSKAYTVLGGGRPNERPVDGPYITYNEAINETTIILKWTYTAVNNTPVYGFYIFYRPTDSDNDSDYKKDVVEGDRYWHSISDLQPETAYDIKMQSFNEGGESEFGNVVILETKARLNQRPSPSETSSQRPEHSGGPVPRPSDLPYLIVGVVLGALVFIIVAFIPFCLWRAWAKEKEMSDLCFPTVASPVSSCQYTMVPLQGLALVGHCPLNPHLPPPHAVYPPIGLYTSNGKHHRPTHCLPGLHQEDVQYDMECGTLLAQTMSNGHVPVYHYSNSEPEHHGDGEDHCFLPEDSTLQLLNTSEQPISSQDLTGNARFYNGDIIKENAINQDPPCSPSPLSLEEENSKATTSATTRPESQDALPLQEVNTLQRETPLVEQGTSD; the protein is encoded by the exons ATGTCTGGAACATTAGACTGGACTCCGTGGATGAGAAAGCGACGGGCACGTGTGCTGTGTGCTCTGAGTGCAGTGCTGCTGTGCTGCCTACAGGGCGGCGCCACCATCAATGGTGCCACTG AGGAAGTACCCGTGTTCACAGAGGAGCCTCTGTCGGTGGTCCAGAAGCTAGGGGGAAGTGTGATTCTGAGGTGCAGCACCCAACCCCCCTCAGCCAACATCAGCTGGTGGCTAAACGGACACGAGCTGGTTGCCGGGGCTGTTGGGGAACTGGGGGTGGTACTGGAGCCTGGCACTCTGCTCATCCCCGCCCTCACTAACCTCACCCTGGGCAGGTACCAGTGTGTGGCCAGCACCAACGCAGGGGCCCTGGCCAGTGTGCCCGCCAATGTCACCGCTGCCA AGTTGCGTGACTTTGAACAAGACGACCAGCAGGACATTGAGGTGGATGAGGGGAACACAGCTGTGATCGTATGTCACCTCCCTGAGAGCCAGCCCAAGGCACAGGTCCGCTACAGTGTCAAACAGGAGTGGCTCGAGACCTCCAAGG GGAACTACCTGATCATGCCATCAGGGAACCTGCAGATAGCCAACGCCACTCTGGATGACGAGGGGCCTTACAAGTGTGCTGCTTACAACCCTGTCACACAGGAAGTCAAGACCTCCACCTCCACTGACCGCCTGCGCATACGCC gttcAACATCAGAGGCGGCCCATATCATCTACCCCCCAGTGTCTCGCTCCATCATGGTCACTAAGGGACAGCGTCTGGTTCTGGAATGTGTGGCCAGCGGCATTCCCACCCCGCAGGTCACATGGGCCAAGGACGGCCAGGACCTGCGTTTCCATAACAACACGCGCTTTCTTCTCAGCAACCTGCTGATTGACTCGGCGGGCGAGGGCGACTCAGGGACGTATGCGTGTCACGCTGACAACGGCATCGGATCGGAGAGCGCCACTACAGTGCTGTATGACGTGCTGGTGTTCG agcCTCCCCAGGTGACCATAGAGCTCCAGCAACAGGAGGTGATGTGGGGGGAGAACGCACGCTTCAGCTGCCAGGCCAGGGGTAAACCCACCCCCTCTGTCGTATGGCTCCACAACGCCCGCCCCCTGGCCACGTCGCCACGCCACCGCCTGTCTGCCCGCGTGCTGCGTGTCATCAATGTGGGCCCACAGGACGATGGCCTGTACCAGTGCATGGCTGAGAACGGCGTGGGCAGCTCGCAGGCCGCTGCCAGACTGGTCACCTTGCCAACCAGTAACCCGTCACGGTCAGGGAAGCTGACGTCCAGCCTGTGTCCCCTGAGCCCAGACAAGGTGCTGCGGGAGCAGGTCCCAGTGAAGCCCGGGGCCACGGGGAGCGTGCTGACCCTGGACTGCTCTGAGCTGACTGGGCAGATATCTGTGGCAGAGGCCCCTGTCATCCTCAGCCAGCCCAGGACTGTCAAGGCCGACTTCTATGATCTGACCTGGAAACCTCGCCACGATGGCGGCTCTGCTGTGGTGGAGTACATCGTCAAGTACAGAAAG aTTGAGGACCCTCCAGGTGAGTGGACCAGCAGCTGTATATCTGGGTCTCTCCACAAGCTGACCCTGGCCAAGCTGCAGCCAGCCAGTCTGTACGAGGTGGAGATGTCTGCTAAGAACTGTGCTGGCCTGGGACAACCGGCCATGATGACCTTCAGGACAGGCAAAG GTCGTAGAGGTCCAGGGGGACAGAACGAGCCTCCTAAAACTCCTGCAGTACCATCACCTCGCCTCTCTC CTCCCGAGGCCCCTGATAAGCCCACCATCTCCACGGCGACAGAGACGTCTGCGTACGTAACATGGATCCCGCGCGGTAACCGGGGTTTCCCCATCCAGTCATTCCGGGTGGAGTTTAAGAAGCTgaaagggaagggagggggagaatggGAGGTGGCTGTCACTAATATCCCCCCCCAACGACTGTCTGTGGAGATCACTGGCCTGGAGAAAG GTATGTCTTATAAGTTCCGTGTGTTGGCAGTGAATGTCATTGGCGCCAGCCCCCCCAGTGTCCCCTCTAAGGCCTACACGGTGTTGGGTGGCGGCAGGCCCAACGAACGCCCTGTAGACGGACCCTACATCACTTATAATGAAGCCATCAACGAGACCACCATCATCCTCAAATGGACA TACACTGCCGTCAACAACACCCCCGTCTACGGTTTCTACATCTTCTACCGGCCGACAGACAGTGACAACGACAGTGACTATAAAAAGGACGTGGTGGAGGGGGACCGCTACTGGCACTCCATCAGTGACCTGCAGCCTGAGACGGCCTACGACATCAAGATGCAGAGCTTCAacgaggggggagagagcgagttTGGCAACGTGGTTATCTTAGAAACTAAAG ctcGTCTGAACCAGCGGCCCTCCCCGTCGGAGACGTCGTCCCAGAGACCAGAGCACTCCGGGGGGCCTGTGCCCCGCCCCAGCGACCTCCCCTACCTCATAGTGGGCGTGGTCCTGGGGGCCCTTGTGTTCATCATCGTAGCCTTCATCCCCTTCTGCCTGTGGAGAGCCTGGGCCAAAGAGA AGGAAATGTCAGACCTGTGTTTCCCAACTGTGGCGTCCCCCGTCTCCTCCTGCCAGTACACCATGGTGCCCCTGCAGGGCCTGGCACTGGTCGGGCATTGCCCCCTGAACCCCCACTTGCCCCCACCGCACGCCGTCTACCCACCCATcggactgtacacctccaacgGGAAACACCATCGGCCCACACACTGCCTGCCAGGACTACATCAG GAGGATGTGCAGTATGATATGGAGTGTGGCACGCTACTAGCACAGACCATGTCAAACGGACACGTCCCAGTCTACCACTACTCTAACAG TGAGCCTGAGCATCATGGGGACGGAGAAGATCACTGCTTTCTGCCCGAAGACTCCACCCTCCAGCTACTCAACACCTCAGAACAGCCAATCAGCAGTCAGGACCTGACGGGGAACGCCCGTTTTTACAATGGGGACATCATAAAGGAGAATGCCATCAATCAAG ACccaccctgctctccctctcctctatcactgGAGGAGGAGAACTCCAAGGCAACAACCTCAGCAACTACAAGGCCAGAATCCCAAGATGCACTTCCACTCCAGGAAGTGAACACCCTCCAGAGGGAAACACCGCTGGTAGAACAAGGGACGTCAGATTAA